A window from Drosophila nasuta strain 15112-1781.00 chromosome 3, ASM2355853v1, whole genome shotgun sequence encodes these proteins:
- the LOC132793772 gene encoding ubiquitin-protein ligase E3C has product MFGFDGEYRRRPVQSLGGASHTCDRDTAIRKAALERQKRNELRQKANGAVVLQSYARSFIHRQRRKRAEREAFDAYLQLHRDRVNEDESMCFLLRRLSFFYSSRVAMDSGRLIEICQQILRNPSRLLQHSAHDPIWMLRVCKLLDACLLELSLPQSAGAIPLRMLETFTTVAAVERYVEDETLLYKYLDRVFGFLIARNYFVRLRQLLDEKCPPLDGETLQAPSLMAEALLQLLLRPLTVARRISAGEQSNIFCQKFITEILATPHTDPIRYFVLPNLAESAEFPFALLMQSLHFLLESNSVTRSATESTDLDEEIKRSSLFYGVIQSSEVKQCKSQPRELFSSFLLNSLLVLDRKQLATLEESNLLIVYVRVIAEMMPNILQLPKSTLRNHAAPHRHTDSDEDDDSDESDEDDDDQPTSRTLDYDMEQPCRPVGELSSKERNCLLESIAILNETQRVDFIVQQMEPHIENAQLIYALCEICHNLMIYNKHAVYEYKLLYTLAFTPKFVRAVWFKLAAESTQLGFSAPLTLISKGVVPKQQGVDRTIPLLATFCMLFGRLLPTLHDVEFVEQKLLVTPIQAAIQHVRLMPFSIAEIVQMSKTLKDISLGLVELAFRSVLGHTDADDKKLRQQKQIWANLLNVVVFVLNQIHTRDLRLGFCPEAHWTVSRLDLPLDRPTDLPLTHSSRMRGIRPFQPIRDFTREDFENGPPMSTKQKRSITILREIPFVVAFNKRVSILQGLVAANKMRIQGHQQAFLQGPSIMITVRRSHLYEDAYDKLRPENEPDLRLKFRVQFVSSLGLDEAGIDGGGVFREFLSELIKTAFDPNRGFFMVTTDNKLYPNPNVADLFGDFEKHYYFIGRIVGKAIYENLLVELPLAEFFLTKLAGKYSDVDIHQLASLDPELYRNLLYLKDYTGDVSELNLDFTVASSSLGQTQIVELKPQGQSTPVTNSNRIEYLQLIANYKLNVQIKSHCKAFRKGLSNVLPIEWLYMFSNKELQILISGAEIPIDLEDLKKHCKYGGEYTPEHPSIVAFWTAVEGFDDLQRRQLLKFVTSCSRPPLLGFKDLDPPFFIQNAGDMERLPTASTCTNLLKLPPFNSVDQMREKLLYAIQSGVGFELS; this is encoded by the exons ATGTTTGGTTTCGATGGCGAATATCGGCGAAGGCCGGTGCAAAGTCTAGGAGGTGCCTCGCACACTTGTGACCGAGACACAGCCATTCGCAAAGCAGCACTGGAACGGCAGAAACGCAACGAACTCCGACAGAAGGCAAATGGCGCCGTTGTCCTGCAGTCATACGCTCGGTCCTTCATCCATCGCCAGCGTCGCAAACGAGCTGAGCGCGAAGCCTTCGACGCGTATCTGCAGCTACATCGGGATCGGGTGAACGAGGATGAGAGTATGTGTTTCTTGTTGCGACGCCTTAGTTTCTTCTACAGCAGTCGGGTGGCCATGGACAGTGGGCGACTG ATTGAAATTTGCCAGCAAATTCTGCGAAATCCATCACGCCTTCTACAGCACTCAGCACATGATCCCATTTGGATGCTGCGCGTCTGCAAGCTGCTGGATGCGTGCTTGCTGGAGCTGTCGCTGCCACAGAGTGCTGGTGCTATACCACTTCGTATGCTGGAGACTTTCACTACTGTCGCTGCCGTGGAGCGCTATGTGGAGGATGAAACGCtcttgtataaatatttggatCGAGTTTTTGGCTTCCTCATTGCCCGCAACTACTTTGTGCGCTTGCGTCAACTGCTTGATGAGAAGTGTCCACCGCTGGACGGCGAGACATTGCAGGCGCCCAGTCTGATGGCTGAAGCGCTGCTTCAGTTGCTTTTGCGACCGCTTACAGTTGCCAGGCGCATTTCTGCCGGTGAGCAGTCAAATATCTTCTGCCAGAAGTTCATTACTGAAATTCTGGCTACGCCGCATACGGATCCGATTCGTTATTTTGTGCTGCCCAACCTGGCGGAGAGTGCAGAGTTTCCATTTGCATTGCTGATGCAATCGCTGCACTTCTTGCTGGAGTCCAATTCAGTGACACGGTCTGCGACTGAGTCAACGGACTTGGATGAGGAAATCAAACGCAGTTCCCTGTTCTATGGTGTAATCCAATCCAGTGAGGTCAAGCAGTGCAAGTCACAACCTCGTGAATTGTTCAGTTCGTTTTTACTGAATTCGCTGCTAGTGCTAGATCGCAAACAACTAG CCACATTGGAAGAGAGCAACTTGCTGATCGTTTACGTCCGTGTTATTGCTGAAATGATGCCCAATATACTGCAGCTACCCAAGTCGACATTGCGAAACCATGCGGCACCACATCGCCATACAGACtctgatgaagatgatgacTCGGATGAGTCGGACGAAGATGACGATGATCAGCCGACTTCTCGCACCCTTGACTATGATATGGAGCAACCTTGCCGCCCTGTAGGCGAACTGAGTAGCAAGGAACGCAATTGCCTTTTGGAATCAATAGCCATATTGAACGAGACACAACGAGTGGATTTCATTGTACAGCAAATGGAGCCACACATTGAGAATGCTCAGCTCATCTACGCACTCTGCGAGATCTGTCACAATCTGATGATATACAATAAGCATGCAGTTTACGAGTATAA ATTGCTCTACACTTTGGCCTTTACGCCCAAGTTTGTGCGTGCAGTCTGGTTCAAACTGGCCGCTGAGTCCACACAGTTGGGCTTTTCTGCGCCACTCACACTCATTTCTAAGGGCGTTGTGC CAAAGCAGCAGGGTGTGGATCGCACTATTCCTTTACTGGCAACGTTTTGTATGCTATTCGGACGTCTTCTGCCCACATTGCATGACGTCGAGTTTGTGGAACAAAAACTGCTGGTGACGCCTATCCAGGCAGCTATACAGCATGTCCGACTGATGCCATTTTCCATTGCTGAAATCGTGCAAATGTCCAAGACTCTAAAGGACATTAGCCTTGGCTTGGTTGAGTTAGCTTTTCGCAGTGTTCTTGGACACACCGATGCCGATGACAAAAAGCTTCGTCAACAGAAGCAAATTTGGGCCAATTTGCTGAATGTGGTGGTGTTTGTCCTCAACCAGATCCATACGCGTGACTTGCGACTTGGCTTCTGCCCGGAAGCACATTGGACAGTCAGTCGATTGGATTTGCCATTGGACAGACCAACGGATCTGCCTTTGACACACAGTAGTCGCATGCGTGGCATACGTCCATTTCAGCCTATTCGTGATTTCACGCGTGAAGACTTTGAGAACGGCCCGCCCATGTCAACCAAACAGAAACGTTCCATAACCATATTGCGTGAAATACCCTTTGTCGTCGCATTCAATAAGCGCGTGAGCATCCTCCAGGGTCTTGTTGCGGCGAACAAAATGCGGATTCAGGGCCACCAGCAGGCATTCTTACAGGGTCCCTCCATTATGATCACTGTGAGGCGTTCCCATCTTTACGAGGATGCATACGACAAGCTGCGTCCTGAGAATG AACCGGATTTGCGTCTCAAATTTCGAGTACAGTTTGTGTCTTCGTTGGGACTGGATGAAGCGGGCATTGATGGTGGCGGTGTTTTTCGTGAATTTCTCTCGGAACTTATCAAGACTGCTTTTGATCCCAATCGGGGCTTTTTTAT GGTGACAACTGACAACAAACTGTATCCTAATCCAAATGTGGCGGATTTATTTGGTGACTTTGagaaacattattattttattggaCGTATTGTGGGAAAAGCAATCTATGAAAATCTGTTAGTGGAGCTTCCGCTGGCGGAATTCTTTTTAACAAAACTAGCTGGCAAATATTCGGATGTTGATATACATCAATTAGCGTCACTCGATCCGGAATTATATCGCAATCTGCTTTATCTCAAAGACTATACCGGTGATGTTAGTGAATTGAATTTAGATTTCACAGTCGCCAGCAGTTCACTTGGGCAAACACAGATTGTGGAACTGAAGCCGCAAGGTCAGAGCACGCCGGTGACTAATTCAAATCGCATCGAGTATCTACAACTGATAGCCAACTACAAACTAAATGTTCAGATAAAAAGTCATTGTAAAGCCTTCCGTAAAGGTCTATCAAATGTTTTGCCGATTGAGTGGCTTTATATGTTCAGCAACAAGGAGTTGCAAATACTCATATCTGGCGCGGAAATTCCGATTGACTTGGAGGACCTGAAGAAGCATTGCAAATATGGCGGGGAATACACGCCGGAGCATCCTTCCATAGTAGCATTCTGGACAGCGGTGGAGGGCTTTGATGATCTGCAACGACGTCAGCTCCTTAAGTTTGTCACAAGCTGCTCCCGTCCTCCATTGCTAGGATTTAAG gACCTGGATCCGCCATTCTTCATACAGAATGCTGGCGATATGGAGCGCCTACCTACAGCCAGCACCTGCACGAATCTGCTGAAGCTGCCGCCCTTCAATAGCGTTGATCAAATGCGCGAAAAGCTGCTCTATGCCATACAGTCCGGTGTGGGCTTCGAACTTAGTTAA
- the LOC132793773 gene encoding 7-methylguanosine phosphate-specific 5'-nucleotidase, translating to MGKEQDENEGYLRIQDIPALNQSHCKMRDPERVEKIINEFVCGGPERMQFVSDFDYTITKQRTEDNLPVLSSFGIFNACKSLPTYFKEESDKLFHKYRPIEIDPHMPIEEKVQHMIEWWTQSAKLASGFAFDESEIEHTASKFKRALRDHTHELFATLLRLQIPVLVFSAGLGNSVVSVLQQANIMHPNVKVVSNFLQYRDGVLDGFQQPMIHTFNKNETVLDGSEYYELVHTRDHIIVMGDSLGDADMANGVPASSHIMKIGFLFDHVEANMDKYMNTFDIVLVDDQTMDVPRALLALVEQRHQLRHPHVTNGASAIVLPNAAL from the coding sequence ATGGGCAAGGAACAGGACGAAAATGAGGGCTATTTGCGCATCCAAGATATTCCCGCGTTGAATCAAAGCCACTGCAAAATGCGTGATCCAGAACGTGTGGAGAAAATCATCAATGAGTTCGTTTGCGGCGGTCCAGAGCGGATGCAATTTGTTTCGGATTTCGACTATACCATCACTAAACAGCGAACTGAGGATAATCTTCCAGTACTGTCGAGCTTTGGCATTTTCAATGCCTGCAAATCGCTGCCAACGTATTTCAAGGAGGAGTCCGACAAGCTCTTCCACAAATACCGACCTATCGAGATCGATCCCCACATGCCAATCGAGGAGAAGGTCCAGCACATGATCGAGTGGTGGACTCAGTCGGCTAAACTGGCCAGCGGATTTGCCTTTGATGAGAGCGAAATCGAGCACACCGCTAGCAAATTCAAACGTGCGCTACGTGACCATACGCATGAGCTTTTTGCGACACTTCTCCGTCTCCAAATACCGGTGCTCGTGTTCTCTGCTGGACTGGGCAATTCCGTAGTGTCGGTGCTGCAGCAAGCAAACATAATGCATCCCAATGTCAAGGTCGTGTCAAACTTTTTGCAGTATCGCGACGGGGTGCTCGATGGCTTCCAGCAGCCGATGATTCACACCttcaacaaaaatgaaacgGTATTGGATGGCAGCGAGTATTATGAGCTTGTACACACACGTGATCACATCATTGTCATGGGTGACTCTCTCGGCGATGCGGACATGGCCAACGGTGTGCCCGCTTCATCTCACATCATGAAAATAGGGTTTCTATTTGATCACGTGGAAGCAAATATGGACAAGTATATGAATACCTTTGATATTGTGCTTGTGGATGATCAAACAATGGATGTGCCACGCGCTCTCCTCGCTCTCGTCGAACAGCGTCATCAGTTACGCCATCCACACGTCACAAATGGAGCCTCTGCCATAGTTCTGCCAAATGCTGCACTTTGA
- the LOC132793771 gene encoding uncharacterized protein LOC132793771, whose translation MSPELPPIVLAGKDLNKYRKLNRLYPVSREFLHRNWGNAKRFICYALQPRCVLRNYAWRKRGNRVVIVRRPRILLFDPRLKSMIKRRKANVKQWSPSIVRLYKKMGFVTEYEETELYGEELSKQMKQQLELLKNGKRGISLIEDGNKNVELRLDKEYPTVAQPEEDKKAKELLTETIEKDTADNAAETDATETKERQDVNLIGDKPVTSELMEIEESQPNSESVNATEKSGGSKFLDMLMSKVRVKNFAKESNIPTTTTSTSESTTCNKVIAEESSDCNFHDDASDDFVGFDESDHQPGMLLTPLVPQSCKTVDGNAAFVSDALEAYMKKNNLRESSLEDRERLLEPMYQDGRVTAHSVPPHMDMPAVPDSLQRLRTVADRRLYLQRCKSQKMAIINNEANVYRELQRKSRQRKVKVAAMQTLQSSGSQMPFTRQGWQAASYVATDMDKYYYQVIRIDGEMVRLPGSRGNNSQREKRPHRSQLTAEEIASIRCNRSKCVDATLSSELKVLPTWPMKGGKLQKLNQYPLPAIFKPCPLSQKPYQKPLDDDTAALLLSGGSMAIVSMPPVHLDVKPELGRPLDEIAKRYLQYILPHHDITREWAEFSVSTLQMQAQDEEANAEGLPADGLPAGRRRSFTFVIPYLNDRNHILVRRVVDRSEQLDDSFTAEQPPEKLQEFQFRKELPESPDPIDLACADMISDMINTVAISCSENSFVSIDPDASYSSTSEISPIKEETAASKVDKSGNKLSTGKQQQQQLRRPNKQQRLAKELRRLNATIIDAAAMAKDANKPCVKEHCQMGCLCESLAGEFPAREHCGRADCVLECRCTRAELTRVMRVETDGRGLSNEDAFNLRRKATARLAKMEKDFTSTLVLTDNETLLINETQCDKKRRCTKAPKRYEDFDDSVEDDDLVRPAKAAKRDPSVKRSRVTPETAFATLPSLQPKCTVKDTDFVQLKHCEVSLRRLPDIANLAIFCMTHQLYNCFCGGTALEGKPVIIEKEDGDAVAPHYVPELATRAHYSFERPPEESQAQSKKRRKDNKGQLQDLPKKPTIKPFVKILPKQEQLAPTIKPEIKLTIKTPIPPTTSAQSSLPPPPTPLATTKAAASGVVSPERPAELDIIFSYYRSRPFLCRRAVSVPKNCYLRLNRRRAERVSLEVRRSETPQTQELLRKRISNAVHYYRAELDQQRRIEQEQQIKQQHKMSESEPQVILVRDDSDESEAGNVVASKRATHSELGVEMQPPKRKRQLPNSAEESKDAVKQKSDVQQSAPMPEIQMPKISSCFSLYTGATDSTASSSSPSLDDSASVDSAVFRASYNDVILKMNTHVSKKMQDIDLALQRESKIIPAPNEDILCIIKWTNFLAAFESDYVFIWDVQMKNYNFLAATITNMMPAVCGAIGVVNTRFAPDPSALPLMARMLLESKQNENTGRLAVVMQGRQQYWLVKGFLRYMEGNACTKPTPQSHPILTKKINVLCSLMVKQKIREQHKQLELARAAKEAANLQSLSATTSSQDIAIVSTTSSVASPAAVPATMLPTPPARSTTTTTQNKDAGLIIRSNIEFRKVHQGDVSALQIPERHAKDHRWLVLNLFDDFSHIFVPAFRDMISLDRIYQVVRASYDTQKVIKLQFFKDAPYDAFVTPASKRKIYFGPLPLDKEPPVLVLLQSVDGKMMLREVYQREHSIKVQAERRTMAFWVLQINNQVHFEVDLTASAGMVTKVEKTESEQQLQQQQLQQLNAKDDDNAADDDDDDDCMIIDDDVDAAKQPESSQETKPQRTNYTIQTMSAGNSGVLQIVRSPTNAAGGNSTSNGSVAGGFLPFIANVPAIGRTAPSTQFLTPQVQVTQTPVVPSTSGRSETNTEPKPAKISRISVQRCKTPALATTAASVNSKETGSPPAKINESLQQLLSGGNGNIKIGAPPTGITITKMKSKDANGTSAHPLHNNAAVEPIKIGLKRKATEPSPAASIIRPAIAESSIRTPTIVKKTATTISIGNLPIHQVRPLPTKLQQLAAARNSLPHKQPAAAAKDARSSLPAKHPVTEASSTTSTPEAGNRKVPATASTSKPQYGFLVAKDLPRYRVKFMDSKYMVKIPDRGVYAFRNCAAASDYLNRELTRKENLKPFLPGEWKFFAF comes from the exons atGTCACCAGAACTACCTCCGATTGTACTGGCAGGCAaggatttaaataaatatcgcAAATTGAACCGTCTATATCCAGTTTCACGGGAATTCCTGCATCGAAATTGGGGAAACGCCAAACGCTTCATCTGCTATGCGCTACAACCACGATGTGTACTTCGCAATTATGCCTGGCGGAAGCGTGGAAATCGCGTCGTCATCGTACGGCGTCCACGTATCCTACTCTTCGATCCGCGACTTAAGAGCATGATTAAGCGGCGCAAGGCGAACGTTAAGCAATGGTCACCAAGCATTGTGCGACTATACAAAAAGATGGGCTTCGTCACGGAGTACGAGGAGACGGAACTGTATGGCGAGGAGCTGTCCAAACAGATGAAACAACAACTCGAATTGCTAAAGAATGGCAAACGAGGTATTTCTTTGATCGAAGATGGCAACAAAAATGTCGAGCTACGCTTGGACAAAGAATACCCTACTGTCGCACAACCCGAAGAGGATAAAAAGGCCAAAGAACTGTTAACGGAAACAATAGAAAAAGACACAGCCGATAATGCTGCAGAGACTGATGCAACGGAAACTAAAGAGCGGCAAGATGTGAACCTCATTGGGGATAAGCCGGTCACCTCAGAGCTGATGGAAATTGAAGAGTCACAGCCCAACAGCGAATCGGTGAATGCAACTGAAAAGTCTGGAGGTAGCAAATTCCTTGACATGCTCATGAGTAAAGTGCGCGTCAAAAATTTTGCCAAGGAGTCGAATAtcccgacgacgacgacttcAACAAGTGAATCTACCACATGCAACAAAGTTATAGCCGAGGAAAGTAGCGATTGCAATTTTCATGATGACGCCAGCGACGATTTCGTGGGCTTCGACGAGAGCGACCATCAGCCAGGAATGCTGCTCACTCCGTTGGTGCCGCAGAGCTGCAAGACTGTCGACGGCAATGCTGCATTTGTAAGCGATGCTCTCGAAGCGTATATGAAAAAGAATAATCTGCGTGAATCGAGCCTCGAGGATCGCGAACGCCTGCTCGAGCCCATGTATCAAGATGGGCGCGTTACGGCGCACAGTGTGCCTCCCCATATGGACATGCCGGCGGTGCCGGACAGCCTGCAACGCCTTCGCACTGTGGCGGATCGTCGTCTGTACCTGCAACGGTGCAAGAGCCAAAAGATGGCGATCATCAACAATGAGGCAAACGTCTACAGGGAACTGCAGCGGAAGTCTCGTCAACGTAAGGTGAAAGTGGCTGCCATGCAGACTCTGCAGTCATCCGGTAGCCAAATGCCATTCACCCGCCAGGGTTGGCAGGCCGCCAGCTATGTGGCTACCGACATGGACAAGTACTACTACCAGGTCATCCGCATTGACGGTGAAATGGTCCGATTACCGGGAAGTCGGGGCAACAACAGTCAGCGCGAGAAACGTCCGCATCGCAGTCAACTGACCGCCGAGGAGATCGCCAGCATCCGATGTAACCGAAGTAAATGCGTGGATGCAACTCTCAGCTCTGAGCTGAAGGTTCTACCCACATGGCCGATGAAAGGCGGCAAACTGCAGAAACTCAATCAGTATCCATTGCCTGCCATCTTCAAGCCCTGCCCGCTCTCACAGAAACCTTACCAAAAACCACTGGACGATGATACGGCCGCTTTATTGCTATCTGGCGGCAGCATGGCCATTGTCAGTATGCCCCCGGTGCATCTAGATGTAAAGCCAGAGCTGGGCCGACCTCTGGATGAGATTGCCAAGCGCTATCTTCAGTACATCCTGCCTCATCATGACATAACGCGCGAGTGGGCCGAGTTCAGTGTATCTACTCTGCAGATGCAAGCGCAAGACGAGGAAGCAAATGCTGAAGGATTGCCGGCGGACGGATTGCCTGCAGGCAGGCGGAGGAGTTTCACTTTTGTAATACCCTATTTGAATGATCGAAATCATATCCTTGTGCGTCGTGTTGTCGATCGCTCCGAGCAGCTGGACGATAGTTTCACTGCCGAGCAACCGCCCGAGAAACTGCAGGAGTTTCAGTTTCGCAAAGAACTGCCCGAATCGCCTGATCCCATCGACTTGGCCTGCGCAGATATGATTAGTGACATGATTAACACGGTTGCCATCAGCTGCAGCGAGAACTCATTCGTCAGCATTGATCCCGATGCAAGTTACTCCTCTACTTCTGAGATAAGTCCCATTAAAGAGGAGACGGCAGCTAGTAAGGTGGACAAATCCGGTAATAAATTGTCAActggcaaacaacaacagcagcaactgcggcGCCCCAATAAACAGCAGCGTTTGGCAAAAGAGCTGCGCCGTCTCAATGCCACCATCATCGATGCAGCTGCTATGGCAAAGGATG CCAACAAACCTTGTGTCAAAGAACACTGTCAGATGGGTTGCCTCTGCGAGAGTCTCGCCGGAGAGTTTCCCGCTCGAGAACATTGCGGACGTGCGGATTGTGTTCTGGAATGCCGCTGCACACGGGCGGAGCTGACTCGCGTAATGCGCGTAGAGACTGAC GGTCGCGGCCTCTCGAACGAGGATGCGTTCAATCTGCGACGCAAGGCGACAGCTCGCTTGGCTAAAATGGAAAAGGATTTCACATCGACTCTAGTGCTGACAGACAATGAAACGCTGCTCATCAACGAAACTCAGTGTGATAAGAAACGACGCTGCACGAAAGCGCCCAAACGATACGAGGACTTTGACGACTCCGTTGAGGATGATGATTTGGTGCGTCCAGCTAAGGCCGCAAAACGTGATCCAAGCGTAAAACGCTCCCGAGTCACCCCAGAGACTGCATTTGCAACTTTGCCATCGCTGCAACCAAAGTGCACTGTGAAGGACACGGATTTTGTGCAGTTAAAGCACTGCGAAGTGTCGCTTCGTCGTCTTCCCGACATTGCTAATTTGGCCATCTTTTGCATGACACATCAACTGTATAATTGCTTCTGCGGCGGAACTGCATTGGAAGGAAAGCCGGTCATAATTGAAAAGGAAGATGGCGATGCTGTTGCCCCTCACTATGTGCCCGAGTTGGCCACAAGGGCTCACTACAGTTTCGAACGACCACCGGAGGAATCGCAAGCACAGTCGAAGAAGCGCCGCAAGGACAATAAGGGACAGTTACAAGACCTTCCGAAGAAACCAACTATTAAACCATTCGTAAAGATATTGCCAAAGCAGGAACAGCTTGCTCCGACAATTAAGCCGGAAATTAAACTCACAATTAAAACCCCAATTCCACCGACAACGTCAGCGCAATCGTCGCTGCCACCACCGCCTACGCCATTAGCAACGACCAAAGCAGCTGCAAGTGGTGTTGTGTCGCCTGAACGACCTGCTGAGCTTGACATCATCTTTAGCTACTATCGCTCCCGTCCATTCCTCTGCCGCCGTGCAGTCTCTGTGCCAAAGAATTGCTATTTGCGGCTTAATCGCCGTCGAGCTGAACGCGTGAGTTTGGAGGTGAGGCGCAGTGAGACGCCCCAGACACAAGAGCTGCTTAGGAAGCGCATCTCGAATGCGGTGCACTACTATCGTGCTGAACTGGATCAGCAACGACGCATTGAACAGGAGCAGCAGATCAAACAGCAACATAAGATGTCTGAGTCAGAGCCACAAGTTATTCTTGTGCGCGACGATTCCGATGAGAGCGAAGCAGGCAATGTAGTGGCAAGCAAACGAGCAACTCACAGCGAACTCGGCGTTGAAATGCAGCCACCTAAGCGCAAGAGGCAGCTGCCCAATTCAGCGGAGGAATCAAAAGATGCGGTCAAGCAGAAAAGTGATGTGCAACAGTCCGCTCCTATGCCAGAGATTCAAATGCCCAAGATATCGTCATGCTTTTCACTGTACACAGGCGCAACGGATTCAACTGCTAGCTCCTCATCCCCGAGTTTGGATGACAGCGCCTCGGTGGACTCTGCGGTATTCCGCGCATCCTACAACGATGTGATACTCAAGATGAACACGCATGTGAGCAAAAAGATGCAGGACATTGATCTGGCGCTGCAGCGTGAAAGTAAAATAATTCCCGCTCCCAATGAGGACATTCTATGCATCATCAAGTGGACCAATTTCTTGGCTGCTTTTGAGTCGGACTATGTATTCATTTGGGACGTGCAGATGAAAAACTACAATTTCCTCGCAGCGACCATCACCAACATGATGCCTGCGGTTTGCGGTGCCATTGGTGTGGTCAATACGCGCTTTGCTCCTGATCCCAGCGCCTTGCCGCTGATGGCGCGCATGTTGCTGGAGAGCAAACAGAATGAGAACACTGGTCGCTTGGCAGTGGTCATGCAGGGCAGGCAACAGTATTGGCTGGTCAAGGGTTTCCTGCGGTACATGGAGGGCAATGCGTGCACTAAGCCGACGCCCCAATCCCATCCCATATTGACCAAGAAAATCAATGTGCTCTGCTCGCTGATGGTAAAGCAAAAGATAAGGGAGCAGCACAAACAACTTGAACTGGCAAGGGCAGCCAAAGAAGCCGCGAATTTGCAAAGCTTAAGTGCAACTACATCATCGCAAGATATTGCTATAGTATCAACTACATCATCAGTTGCTTCGCCAGCAGCAGTCCCAGCAACAATGTTGCCTACACCTCCTGCCAGatcgacgacaacgacgacgcaGAACAAGGATGCTGGTCTCATCATTCGTAGCAACATTGAGTTCCGCAAAGTGCATCAAGGAGATGTGAGTGCTCTGCAAATACCAGAGCGACACGCAAAGGATCATCGCTGGTTGGTGTTGAATCTCTTTGACGACTTCTCGCATATATTCGTTCCCGCCTTCCGGGACATGATCTCTTTGGATCGAATTTATCAAGTTGTTCGCGCTTCCTATGACACGCAGAAGGTCATCAAATTGCAATTCTTCAAGGATGCTCCCTACGATGCCTTCGTGACACCGGCGTCCAAACGCAAAATCTACTTTGGCCCGTTGCCGCTGGACAAGGAGCCGCCagtgctggtgctgctgcaaAGTGTCGACGGAAAGATGATGTTGCGGGAAGTGTATCAACGTGAGCATAGCATTAAAGTCCAGGCTGAGAGGCGTACGATGGCGTTTTGGGTGCTGCAGATCAATAACCAGGTGCACTTTGAGGTCGACTTGACGGCATCGGCTGGCATGGTAACGAAGGTCGAAAAGACTGAGTCggagcaacagctgcagcagcaacagttgcagcagttgAACGCCAAAGACGACGATAATGCCGcagatgacgatgatgatgacgactgCATGATTATTGATGATGACGTGGATGCGGCAAAGCAACCAGAGTCGAGTCAGGAAACGAAACCACAGCGCACCAACTACACCATTCAAACGATGTCCGCCGGCAATAGCGGTGTTCTCCAGATAGTAAGATCGCCAACAAATGCAGCTGGCGGGAATTCAACAAGCAATGGATCAGTGGCTGGAGGATTTCTGCCATTCATTGCGAATGTGCCTGCCATAGGAAGAACTGCACCGTCTACACAATTCCTTACGCCACAAGTGCAGGTCACACAAACGCCGGTGGTGCCATCTACGTCTGGTCGGAGTGAGACGAATACGGAGCCCAAGCCAGCCAAGATTAGTCGCATCTCCGTGCAGCGTTGTAAGACTCCAGCCTTAGCTACAACTGCCGCCTCAGTAAACAGCAAGGAGACCGGTTCGCCTCCCGCCAAGATCAATGAAtcactgcagcagctgctgagTGGTGGTAATGGGAATATTAAGATCGGCGCTCCACCCACAGGTATTACAATCACCAAGATGAAATCTAAAGATGCCAATGGAACATCAGCTCACCCACTGCACAACAATGCAGCTGTGGAGCCTATTAAAATTGGTCTCAAGCGCAAGGCAACAGAGCCATCGCCTGCAGCAAGTATCATCAGACCAGCAATAGCAGAATCATCAATCAGAACACCAACAATTGTGAAGAAAACGGCCACCACAATCTCAATTGGGAATCTGCCTATCCATCAGGTGCGTCCGCTGCCAACCAAACTGCAGCAGTTGGCCGCCGCTCGCAATTCCCTGCCGCATAAGCAACCCGCCGCTGCAGCAAAGGACGCCAGATCGTCACTTCCCGCAAAGCATCCAGTGACAGAGGCGTCCTCGACGACATCTACACCAGAAGCGGGCAATCGGAAGGTGCCAGCAACGGCGAGTACAAGTAAACCGCAGTACGGCTTTTTGGTGGCCAAAGATTTACCACGTTATCGGGTTAAGTTTATGGACTCCAAGTACATGGTCAAGATACCCGATAGAGGTGTCTATGCCTTCAGAAATTGTGCAGCTGCCAGTGATTATTTAAATCG tGAATTGACACGCAAAGAGAACCTGAAGCCATTTCTGCCAGGAGAGTGGAagttttttgccttttga